A window of Psychroflexus sp. ALD_RP9 contains these coding sequences:
- a CDS encoding tetratricopeptide repeat protein, whose protein sequence is MKNLTKLIILFFAFSFMGVFAQSKANSKTQKRLLAEAYEKAKEGDFANAEADYRKALATPSSKSTAAYNFANLYIDNDKVKSAQKRILDAIEGTDDKSIKHKAFHNLGNTFMKEKKYQAAVEAYKNALRNNPNDEETRYNYALAKEKLKKEKNDGGGDGDDKKDQNKDQNKKDQKDQSKDDNSKKDQKDKGDQKDQDKKEGNQDKQKDNKQEDGNQNKDKKSNKPKKSKDGQGKDNPQQKPQKGKLSPEQVQRLLKAIQNQENKIQEKVNAKKAKGSKVKTEKDW, encoded by the coding sequence ATGAAAAATCTAACTAAACTTATAATTTTATTTTTTGCGTTTAGCTTCATGGGTGTTTTTGCCCAAAGTAAAGCCAATTCTAAAACTCAAAAACGACTTTTAGCAGAAGCATACGAAAAAGCTAAAGAAGGCGATTTTGCTAATGCTGAAGCCGATTACCGAAAAGCCTTAGCAACACCTAGCAGTAAATCTACAGCAGCCTATAATTTTGCAAATCTATACATCGATAACGATAAAGTGAAATCTGCCCAAAAACGAATTTTAGATGCTATTGAAGGTACCGACGATAAGTCTATTAAGCACAAAGCCTTTCATAATTTAGGTAATACATTTATGAAAGAAAAAAAATACCAAGCTGCCGTTGAAGCTTATAAAAATGCTTTACGTAATAATCCAAACGATGAAGAAACACGTTATAATTATGCCTTAGCTAAAGAAAAGTTGAAGAAAGAAAAAAATGATGGTGGTGGCGATGGTGATGATAAAAAAGATCAAAATAAAGACCAGAATAAAAAAGACCAAAAAGACCAATCTAAAGACGATAATTCTAAAAAAGATCAAAAAGATAAAGGTGATCAAAAAGATCAGGATAAAAAAGAAGGCAATCAAGACAAGCAAAAAGATAACAAACAAGAAGACGGAAATCAGAATAAAGATAAAAAGTCAAATAAGCCAAAAAAATCTAAAGATGGCCAAGGTAAAGATAACCCACAACAAAAACCCCAAAAGGGTAAACTTTCGCCTGAACAGGTTCAGCGTTTATTAAAAGCTATTCAAAACCAGGAAAATAAAATTCAGGAAAAAGTAAATGCCAAAAAAGCAAAAGGATCTAAAGTAAAAACTGAAAAAGATTGGTAG
- a CDS encoding murein hydrolase activator EnvC family protein, translating into MRFFRAILFLIMCSAATSTVAQTKAELEARRKEIQKEIASINSILVSTQEREKSLLEEVEDLQLQIKSTEKLIRVYNQEANLITQNIDKNTLKIDRLRTDLEQLKTDYALMIKQSYRSKNKQNRIMFLLSSASFFQAYKRLQYMKQYANYRKQQGIEIQEKTIQLQQLNEQLFVQRQNKEAILAENRKAKVKLVDKKANLDQLIKQIKLEEKNYQNELERKQKAIAKIDQEIERLIKEAIARENAIAGSKSSTRFKLTPEAKALADNFADNKGKLPWPVVSGIVSTRFGKHRHPIVKTAMIESNGVRIDTEVNSNARAIFEGTVSQINKIPGANIAVMIRHGDYISVYNNLAEVFVEPGDKVFRNQDIGRVGINSSSGKTTLFFQLFKNLNKLNPEVWIYKM; encoded by the coding sequence ATGAGGTTTTTTAGAGCAATCTTATTTTTGATTATGTGTAGTGCGGCAACTTCAACAGTTGCACAAACTAAGGCAGAGCTTGAAGCAAGACGGAAAGAAATTCAAAAAGAAATAGCTTCAATTAACAGCATATTAGTTTCCACCCAAGAACGAGAAAAGTCTTTGTTAGAAGAAGTTGAAGACTTACAGCTGCAAATCAAGTCTACCGAAAAATTGATTCGAGTATATAATCAAGAAGCTAATTTAATCACACAAAATATTGATAAAAATACTCTTAAAATAGATCGTCTTAGAACAGATTTAGAACAATTAAAAACAGATTATGCTTTAATGATTAAGCAGTCATACCGCAGTAAAAACAAACAAAACCGCATTATGTTTTTACTGTCATCAGCATCGTTTTTTCAAGCCTATAAACGTTTGCAATACATGAAACAATATGCCAATTACCGCAAACAGCAGGGCATAGAAATTCAAGAAAAAACAATTCAGCTTCAACAATTAAATGAACAACTATTTGTTCAGCGTCAAAATAAAGAAGCTATTTTGGCTGAGAACAGAAAGGCAAAAGTTAAGCTTGTTGATAAAAAAGCGAATCTCGATCAGTTAATTAAGCAAATCAAGTTAGAAGAAAAAAACTATCAAAATGAACTTGAACGCAAGCAAAAAGCAATTGCTAAAATTGATCAAGAAATTGAACGCTTAATAAAAGAAGCTATTGCTCGTGAAAATGCCATTGCGGGTTCTAAATCGTCGACACGTTTTAAATTAACACCAGAAGCAAAAGCCTTAGCCGATAACTTTGCCGACAATAAAGGTAAGTTACCTTGGCCAGTTGTTTCAGGAATTGTTTCTACGCGTTTTGGAAAACATCGCCACCCGATTGTAAAAACAGCTATGATTGAAAGTAATGGTGTTAGAATTGATACAGAAGTAAACAGTAATGCTAGGGCTATTTTTGAAGGAACAGTAAGCCAAATTAATAAAATTCCAGGCGCCAATATTGCCGTGATGATAAGGCATGGTGATTATATTTCGGTTTACAATAACTTAGCCGAAGTTTTTGTTGAGCCTGGCGATAAAGTTTTTAGAAACCAAGATATTGGTCGCGTTGGTATAAACTCTTCTTCAGGTAAAACCACTTTGTTTTTTCAGCTATTTAAAAATTTAAATAAACTTAATCCTGAAGTTTGGATTTATAAAATGTAA
- a CDS encoding DUF4292 domain-containing protein, producing MRYHSVLIIIISCFLVTSCKSTKKLSEDKDVASERVALRNFKENQPSFKTINGKIKALYTSEDETQSLNITYRIEKDKTIWLSAKLMGLLTVAKVLVTPEEVKFYEKINKTYFEGDFSIAKKYLGVEINFEQLQNLLLGINFYPIKKKSLYYSAPNYISITEAQPFMVFKAVLDAKQFKLTQQSLANQNRSLQVNYDKFRKLNQQFFPEELRILAKENQSVIHINLDFKSVTLNEDLRFPFSIPSNYKPIEL from the coding sequence ATGAGATATCATTCAGTTTTAATAATTATCATAAGTTGTTTTTTAGTGACTTCTTGTAAGTCAACAAAAAAATTATCAGAAGATAAAGACGTTGCATCTGAACGTGTGGCTCTAAGAAATTTCAAGGAAAATCAGCCTAGTTTTAAAACTATTAATGGTAAAATTAAAGCGCTTTATACCTCTGAAGATGAAACACAATCTTTAAACATTACGTATCGTATTGAAAAAGATAAAACTATTTGGCTAAGTGCAAAATTAATGGGTTTACTCACTGTTGCAAAAGTCTTGGTGACACCAGAAGAAGTCAAGTTCTATGAAAAAATAAACAAGACTTATTTTGAAGGTGATTTTAGCATTGCTAAAAAGTATTTAGGTGTCGAAATTAATTTTGAACAACTCCAAAACTTGTTGTTAGGCATCAACTTTTATCCTATAAAAAAGAAATCACTTTATTATAGCGCACCAAACTATATTAGTATTACTGAAGCTCAACCTTTTATGGTGTTTAAGGCTGTTTTAGATGCAAAACAATTTAAGTTAACACAACAGAGTTTAGCCAATCAAAACCGTTCATTACAAGTTAACTATGATAAATTCAGAAAGCTTAACCAACAATTTTTTCCAGAAGAATTACGTATTTTAGCTAAAGAAAATCAATCAGTTATACATATTAACTTAGATTTTAAATCAGTAACTTTAAATGAAGATCTTCGTTTTCCGTTTTCAATTCCATCTAATTACAAACCAATCGAGTTATGA
- a CDS encoding AAA family ATPase, whose protein sequence is MEDQNSSINIAAINAKIKEESAFVSLLVNEMNKVIVGQKHMVERLLIGLLGKGHILLEGVPGLAKTLAINTLSKAVQGDFSRIQFTPDLLPADVIGTMIYNMKENDFSIKKGPIFANFVLADEINRAPAKVQSALLEAMQEKQVTIGDETFSLDKPFLVMATQNPVEQEGTYPLPEAQVDRFMLKTVIDYPKLEEEQLIVRANLKDAYEKVNPVVSLDQILKAQEAVKLVYMDEKIERYILDIIFATRYPEQYKLDEIKLLISFGASPRGSINLATSAKCYAFIKGRGYVIPEDVRAVVYDVLRHRIGITYEAEAENITSEDLISKIINVVEVP, encoded by the coding sequence ATGGAAGACCAGAATTCTAGTATAAACATTGCAGCAATCAATGCAAAAATTAAAGAAGAAAGCGCTTTTGTAAGCCTTTTAGTGAATGAAATGAATAAAGTAATTGTTGGCCAAAAACACATGGTTGAACGATTATTAATAGGTTTATTGGGGAAAGGACATATTTTGCTAGAAGGTGTTCCAGGTTTGGCAAAAACCCTGGCAATTAATACTTTATCTAAAGCTGTTCAAGGCGACTTTAGCCGTATACAGTTTACACCAGATTTATTACCTGCCGATGTGATTGGTACCATGATTTACAACATGAAAGAAAATGACTTTAGTATTAAAAAAGGACCAATCTTTGCCAACTTTGTTCTCGCTGACGAAATAAACAGAGCGCCAGCAAAAGTGCAATCTGCACTATTAGAAGCAATGCAAGAAAAGCAAGTCACTATCGGCGATGAAACCTTTTCACTTGACAAGCCTTTTCTAGTTATGGCAACACAAAACCCGGTTGAGCAAGAAGGAACATACCCTTTACCAGAAGCACAAGTAGACCGTTTTATGCTAAAAACAGTAATTGATTACCCAAAATTAGAAGAAGAGCAACTCATTGTTCGCGCTAATCTAAAAGACGCTTACGAAAAGGTAAATCCTGTTGTATCTCTTGACCAAATTTTAAAAGCCCAAGAAGCTGTGAAGCTGGTATATATGGACGAGAAAATTGAGCGTTACATTCTTGATATTATTTTTGCAACTCGTTACCCAGAGCAATATAAACTTGATGAAATTAAGCTACTAATCAGTTTTGGGGCATCACCGCGTGGTAGTATTAATCTAGCAACTTCAGCAAAATGTTACGCCTTCATCAAAGGTCGTGGTTATGTTATACCAGAAGATGTTCGTGCTGTAGTTTACGATGTTTTACGTCACCGTATAGGCATCACTTATGAAGCTGAAGCCGAAAATATCACATCTGAAGATTTGATTAGCAAAATCATTAATGTTGTGGAAGTACCATAG
- a CDS encoding DUF58 domain-containing protein: protein MDTKSLLKKVRKIEIKTRRLSDNVFGGEYHSAFKGRGMTFSEVRQYQFGDDVRSIDWNVTARYNEPFVKVFEEERELTMMLLVDVSASNQFATHTEFKNNIITEIAATLAFSATKNNDKIGLMLFSDQIELYIPPKKGRSHVLRIIRELIEFEPKSKKTDLSKAFKYMVDVLKKKAIVFVLSDFMSQDYQHTLKIAAKKHDLTGIRIFDKGETEMPNIGLVQLADAESGQLTWVNTASKQTRLNYAKHYNSQVEYFNKAFKLSGSGQIHCRVDHSYVKKLLAYFKAR from the coding sequence ATGGATACCAAATCACTACTAAAAAAAGTACGCAAAATCGAAATTAAAACACGTCGACTGAGCGACAATGTGTTTGGTGGCGAGTACCATTCTGCTTTTAAAGGTCGCGGAATGACGTTTAGTGAAGTGAGACAATATCAATTCGGTGACGATGTCAGGTCTATAGATTGGAATGTAACCGCGCGTTATAACGAACCCTTTGTAAAAGTATTTGAAGAAGAACGCGAATTAACCATGATGTTATTAGTAGATGTTTCAGCGTCTAACCAATTTGCAACTCATACTGAATTTAAAAATAATATCATTACTGAAATAGCGGCAACTTTGGCCTTTTCTGCAACAAAAAATAATGACAAAATTGGCTTAATGTTATTTTCAGATCAAATTGAACTTTACATTCCGCCAAAAAAAGGACGCTCTCATGTATTGAGGATTATACGTGAGTTAATTGAATTTGAGCCTAAAAGTAAAAAAACTGACTTGTCAAAAGCTTTTAAATACATGGTAGATGTTCTTAAAAAAAAGGCTATTGTATTTGTTCTTTCTGATTTTATGAGTCAGGATTATCAACACACCTTAAAAATTGCTGCTAAAAAGCACGATTTAACGGGAATTAGAATATTTGACAAGGGTGAAACTGAAATGCCAAATATAGGCTTAGTACAACTTGCAGATGCCGAATCGGGACAGCTTACTTGGGTTAATACAGCTTCAAAACAAACACGGTTAAACTATGCTAAACATTATAATTCACAAGTAGAATATTTTAATAAAGCATTTAAATTAAGTGGTTCTGGGCAAATTCATTGCCGAGTAGATCACAGTTACGTTAAAAAACTATTAGCTTATTTCAAAGCTAGATAA
- a CDS encoding BatD family protein yields MLKKISFIFSLLFVTYMSAQVTFVAKASREKVGINERIKVEFEVNKDGDNFIAPDFEGFKRIAGPGQSVKQQWVNGESSFSKTYTYFIQPMKRGQLTIGQAEIEVQGQVYKTSPINIEVTAAVDNPDDGNGNRIDLSDAIHLVAEVSDYKPYVNEGISVVYKLYVNQTTNVRNWRSLDEPKYNNFWSQIIEIDQPEVKQGTYGGSNYRYVELRKTVLYPQKSGKLTIEPLSLSVSVEVPSNRRDFFGRRLYDVVERTISAKAKTIDVKALPEANKPANFSGAVGKFSLNTSLSKTELLASESLSYEVKVSGSGNLRLFSLPKPKFPSSVDVYDPEHDEKVSTRLSGLRGQITDNYTIVPNVAGSLEINPVQFSYFDPSEEVYKTLSSKSQFINVKPNPNLASANSSPATSTGNTIASPGTKNIISTTNTFNFIELETEFSAINSNRFYNSFWFWLLIIISIIGIPLAIILKKIIQPKFGQINTDHKRANKLAKRYLSGAKQSIGTSEAFYMNLELALHKFLKAKLRIETQDLTKESLRDKLSEQQVNENEIEALINLIEKCELARYASAANQDMQTDYNQATELISNIDKQL; encoded by the coding sequence ATGTTAAAGAAAATCAGTTTCATATTCAGTTTGTTATTCGTCACTTATATGTCGGCACAAGTTACATTTGTTGCCAAAGCAAGTCGAGAAAAAGTAGGAATTAATGAACGAATTAAAGTTGAGTTTGAAGTCAATAAAGATGGCGATAATTTTATAGCACCAGATTTTGAAGGCTTTAAACGTATTGCCGGTCCAGGACAATCAGTAAAGCAGCAATGGGTGAATGGTGAAAGTTCATTTTCTAAAACTTACACTTACTTCATACAACCTATGAAACGTGGTCAACTAACCATTGGTCAAGCTGAAATTGAAGTTCAAGGTCAAGTATATAAAACCTCACCAATCAATATTGAGGTTACTGCAGCAGTCGATAACCCTGATGATGGTAATGGCAACCGAATCGATTTATCTGATGCAATTCATTTAGTAGCTGAAGTTAGTGATTACAAGCCTTATGTAAACGAAGGTATTTCTGTAGTCTACAAATTGTATGTTAACCAAACCACTAATGTTCGCAATTGGAGAAGCCTTGATGAACCGAAGTACAACAATTTTTGGAGTCAAATTATTGAAATTGACCAACCTGAAGTTAAACAAGGCACTTACGGTGGAAGTAACTATCGTTATGTTGAGTTAAGAAAGACTGTTTTATATCCTCAAAAAAGTGGGAAATTAACAATTGAACCTTTATCATTATCAGTTTCGGTTGAAGTACCTAGTAATAGAAGAGATTTTTTTGGGCGTCGTTTGTATGATGTTGTCGAACGCACCATTTCTGCAAAGGCTAAAACCATAGATGTTAAAGCTTTACCTGAAGCTAATAAGCCAGCTAATTTTTCTGGAGCAGTTGGTAAATTTAGTTTAAATACAAGCCTTAGTAAAACTGAACTTTTAGCTAGTGAATCTTTAAGTTATGAAGTTAAAGTTTCAGGTAGTGGTAACTTAAGGTTGTTTTCTTTACCAAAGCCTAAATTTCCATCTTCTGTAGATGTTTATGATCCTGAGCATGACGAAAAAGTTAGTACAAGATTATCAGGTTTGCGTGGTCAAATTACCGACAATTATACCATTGTACCTAATGTAGCTGGAAGTTTAGAAATTAATCCAGTTCAGTTTTCTTATTTTGATCCTTCTGAAGAAGTTTATAAAACTTTATCAAGCAAATCTCAATTTATTAATGTTAAACCTAATCCTAATCTTGCTTCAGCCAATAGCTCACCAGCTACTTCAACGGGAAATACAATAGCTTCACCAGGAACTAAAAATATTATTTCTACAACTAACACCTTCAATTTTATTGAACTTGAAACAGAGTTTTCAGCCATCAATTCAAATAGGTTTTATAATTCATTTTGGTTTTGGCTACTGATTATAATTTCAATAATTGGTATTCCTTTAGCTATAATTCTTAAAAAAATTATTCAACCTAAATTTGGTCAAATTAATACAGATCATAAACGAGCTAATAAACTAGCTAAACGATATTTAAGTGGCGCAAAGCAATCAATTGGCACAAGTGAGGCTTTTTATATGAATTTAGAATTAGCCTTACATAAATTTTTAAAAGCTAAGTTACGTATTGAAACGCAAGATTTAACTAAAGAAAGTTTGCGTGATAAGTTAAGTGAACAACAAGTTAATGAGAACGAAATTGAAGCTTTGATTAATTTAATTGAAAAGTGTGAATTAGCACGTTATGCCTCGGCAGCTAATCAAGATATGCAAACTGATTATAATCAAGCTACAGAATTAATCTCTAATATAGACAAACAATTATAG
- a CDS encoding vWA domain-containing protein produces MYVLEETSYFWLLAVIPTLLFIYFIYRNWQIKTQAKFAEIRFLKQLAPNYSRLKSFIKLSFLLLAIAFLTVALVNPKMGTKIETLKREGIDIVFALDVSKSMLAEDIAPNRLEKSKQIINQIINKLTADRVGLIGYAGSAFPQIPITTDYATTRTFLKAMNTNMVSSQGTAINQAIDLSLTYYNDDQTNKVLVILSDGENHDTNINAITKKAAEAGIKVYTIGVGTQKGAPIPLKENGRVLSYKKDQNGETVITKLNTTTLSNIAKIGNGKYISGLNSTEAVKQLFEAITEIEKTEFESKQYADYKSQFQWFLGFAILLIIIESFVFDKKTAWIQKLNLFNENNHEKSN; encoded by the coding sequence ATGTATGTATTAGAAGAAACATCTTATTTTTGGTTGTTAGCAGTTATTCCAACTCTACTATTCATCTATTTTATATATCGGAATTGGCAAATAAAAACGCAAGCAAAATTTGCTGAAATTAGATTTTTGAAGCAATTAGCGCCTAATTATTCAAGATTAAAATCTTTTATTAAGCTCAGTTTTTTGCTCTTAGCAATTGCATTTTTAACAGTTGCTCTAGTTAACCCTAAAATGGGAACGAAAATTGAGACTTTAAAGCGTGAAGGAATTGATATTGTATTTGCATTAGATGTTTCTAAAAGCATGCTCGCTGAAGACATTGCACCTAATCGTTTAGAAAAATCTAAACAAATTATTAATCAAATTATCAATAAATTAACCGCCGACCGAGTCGGTTTAATTGGCTATGCTGGAAGCGCTTTTCCTCAAATACCAATCACTACAGATTACGCAACAACACGCACTTTTTTAAAAGCCATGAACACTAACATGGTATCAAGTCAGGGAACTGCCATAAATCAAGCAATAGACTTATCGCTCACGTATTATAATGACGACCAAACCAATAAAGTTCTAGTTATCCTTAGTGATGGCGAGAACCATGATACTAATATTAACGCGATTACAAAAAAAGCGGCAGAAGCTGGTATAAAAGTCTACACTATCGGTGTTGGTACGCAAAAAGGCGCGCCAATTCCACTTAAAGAAAATGGTCGTGTTTTAAGCTATAAAAAAGACCAAAACGGCGAGACAGTTATTACAAAGTTAAATACTACAACACTGTCAAATATCGCCAAAATAGGAAATGGAAAATATATTTCTGGCTTAAATTCTACAGAAGCGGTAAAACAATTATTCGAAGCCATAACTGAAATAGAAAAAACTGAATTTGAATCTAAACAATACGCCGACTATAAAAGCCAATTTCAATGGTTTTTAGGATTTGCAATTCTATTAATTATAATTGAAAGTTTTGTTTTCGATAAGAAAACAGCTTGGATACAAAAGTTGAATCTTTTTAATGAAAACAATCATGAAAAATCTAACTAA
- a CDS encoding vWA domain-containing protein, whose amino-acid sequence MLSNLTFEHPQWFIALLALPVLVLWHIFKHKQQWASLTLSSTKGFEKSSSILPKLRPFLLVFRLLALALLITAMARPRTVDESTEIKKTEGIDIVMAIDVSASMLAKDLKPNRLEALKKVATDFVSNRPNDRFGMTVFSGESYTKTPLTSDKEITLNAIQSIQYSEIIEGGTAIGMGLATSVNKLKDSKAKSKVIILLTDGVNNAGFIDPETATELAIEYDIKAYTIGLGSNGEALSPVAVRPNGSFVYRNVKVEIDEELLKNIADKTDGKYFRATSNSTLKAIYEEIDQLETSEIEELKFYNYDEKFRILLLIALGLLVLEQLFKFTLFRSLV is encoded by the coding sequence ATGCTCAGTAATCTAACATTTGAACATCCGCAGTGGTTTATAGCACTTTTAGCTTTGCCAGTGCTTGTGCTTTGGCATATTTTTAAACACAAACAACAATGGGCTAGTTTAACCTTGTCTAGCACTAAAGGTTTTGAAAAATCATCAAGTATTTTACCTAAGTTAAGACCTTTTTTATTAGTATTCCGTTTATTAGCTTTAGCACTTCTAATCACAGCAATGGCAAGACCAAGAACAGTTGATGAAAGTACTGAGATTAAAAAAACTGAAGGAATTGACATTGTCATGGCGATTGATGTTTCAGCTAGTATGCTAGCAAAAGATTTAAAGCCAAACCGTCTTGAAGCTTTAAAAAAAGTAGCCACCGATTTTGTAAGTAATAGACCTAATGATCGATTTGGTATGACTGTTTTTTCAGGCGAAAGTTACACCAAAACACCATTAACAAGTGATAAAGAAATTACTTTAAATGCCATACAATCAATTCAGTATTCAGAAATTATAGAAGGTGGCACAGCTATTGGTATGGGATTAGCGACATCAGTTAATAAGTTAAAAGATAGTAAAGCTAAAAGCAAAGTAATTATACTACTAACCGATGGTGTTAATAATGCAGGATTTATTGATCCCGAAACAGCCACCGAACTCGCTATTGAATACGACATTAAGGCATATACCATTGGCTTAGGAAGCAATGGCGAAGCTTTATCACCAGTAGCAGTAAGACCTAACGGAAGTTTTGTATACCGTAATGTTAAAGTTGAAATTGATGAAGAACTTTTAAAAAATATTGCCGATAAAACAGATGGTAAATACTTTAGAGCAACAAGTAACTCAACCTTAAAAGCGATATATGAAGAAATAGATCAGCTAGAAACTTCAGAAATTGAAGAACTAAAATTTTATAACTACGATGAGAAATTTAGAATACTTCTGTTAATCGCTTTAGGATTATTAGTTCTCGAACAATTATTTAAATTCACTTTATTTAGAAGCTTGGTATAA